Proteins encoded in a region of the Streptomyces sp. NBC_01298 genome:
- a CDS encoding ABC transporter permease, translated as MAPDTSTQIHNIGYRSYDGPRLGRSYARKSLFAQSLRGAYGLGRSAKSKVLPMLLFAVMCVPALIIVAVAIAVPGSTSLPIKYTTYAMTTQVIVYLYLASQAPQSVSRDLRFKTVPLYFSRPIERVDYVLAKFAAMASALFILTATPLLIMWIGSLLAKFDFGDQTKGFGQGLVSVLLLSLLFSGLGLVMAALTPRRGFGVAAIIAVLLIPYGAVSAVQAIADSTGSTGVIEWLGLFSPMSLIDGLQTAFLGADSGFPGGAGLSGAAGFVYLLVILGLIAGSYAALMARYRKAGL; from the coding sequence ATGGCGCCTGACACCTCGACCCAGATCCACAACATCGGCTACCGGTCCTACGACGGCCCCCGGCTCGGCCGCTCCTACGCCCGCAAGTCGCTCTTCGCGCAGTCGCTGCGCGGCGCCTACGGACTCGGCCGCTCGGCCAAGTCCAAGGTGCTGCCGATGCTGCTCTTCGCGGTGATGTGCGTCCCCGCGCTGATCATCGTCGCGGTGGCCATCGCGGTACCCGGCTCCACCTCGCTGCCGATCAAGTACACGACGTACGCGATGACCACGCAGGTGATCGTCTACCTCTACCTGGCCTCCCAGGCCCCGCAGTCCGTCTCGCGGGACCTGCGGTTCAAGACGGTGCCGCTCTACTTCTCGCGGCCCATCGAGCGCGTCGACTACGTCCTGGCCAAGTTCGCGGCCATGGCCTCGGCCCTGTTCATCCTCACCGCCACCCCGCTGCTGATCATGTGGATCGGCTCGCTCCTGGCGAAGTTCGACTTCGGGGACCAGACCAAGGGATTCGGGCAGGGACTGGTGTCGGTACTGCTGCTGTCACTGCTGTTCTCCGGCCTCGGCCTGGTCATGGCCGCGCTCACCCCGCGCCGCGGCTTCGGCGTCGCCGCCATCATCGCCGTGCTCCTGATCCCCTACGGCGCCGTGTCGGCCGTCCAGGCCATCGCCGACTCGACGGGCTCGACCGGGGTCATCGAGTGGCTGGGCCTGTTCTCCCCGATGAGCCTCATCGACGGCCTGCAGACCGCCTTCCTCGGCGCCGACTCCGGCTTCCCCGGCGGCGCGGGTCTCTCGGGCGCCGCCGGCTTCGTCTACCTGCTCGTCATCCTCGGCCTCATCGCCGGCTCCTACGCCGCCCTGATGGCCCGCTACCGGAAGGCCGGGCTGTGA